Proteins co-encoded in one Halorussus vallis genomic window:
- a CDS encoding SAM hydrolase/SAM-dependent halogenase family protein, with amino-acid sequence MITLASDFGTPYPAAMKGVMLQRTDARLVDVAHDFPRQDVRTAAFWLREVLPYFPPAVHLVVVDPGVGTERAALAIRAGDHALVGPDNGVLLPAARELADEAGAEVEVFEVEYLDPESSTFHGRDVFAPAAAEIHEAGVDAFDEREDIAPADDFEDLRFPEPTLEGETTVGEVLVVDGFGNVVTNIPGDALADRERVEIGGESAPVAAAYAAVAPGERLVTVGSHGNVELAANRGRGDEAFGLSVGDEVRLER; translated from the coding sequence ATGATAACGCTCGCCTCGGACTTCGGCACGCCCTACCCGGCCGCGATGAAGGGCGTGATGCTACAGCGGACCGACGCCAGGCTCGTCGACGTGGCCCACGACTTCCCCCGCCAGGACGTCCGGACCGCGGCGTTCTGGCTCCGGGAGGTACTACCGTACTTCCCGCCGGCGGTCCACCTCGTCGTCGTGGACCCCGGCGTGGGCACCGAGCGGGCCGCCCTGGCGATTCGGGCGGGCGACCACGCCCTCGTGGGGCCGGACAACGGCGTCCTGCTCCCGGCGGCCCGCGAACTCGCCGACGAGGCGGGCGCCGAAGTCGAGGTCTTCGAAGTCGAGTATCTGGACCCCGAGAGTTCGACGTTCCACGGCCGGGACGTGTTCGCGCCCGCCGCCGCCGAGATTCACGAGGCGGGCGTCGACGCGTTCGACGAGCGCGAGGACATCGCGCCCGCCGACGACTTCGAGGACCTCCGGTTCCCCGAACCGACGCTTGAAGGTGAAACCACCGTCGGCGAAGTGCTCGTGGTCGACGGCTTCGGCAACGTCGTGACCAACATCCCCGGCGACGCGCTCGCCGACCGCGAGCGCGTCGAAATCGGCGGCGAGTCGGCGCCGGTCGCGGCCGCCTACGCCGCAGTCGCCCCCGGCGAGCGCCTCGTCACGGTCGGGAGTCACGGCAACGTCGAACTCGCTGCGAACCGGGGTCGCGGCGACGAAGCGTTCGGACTGAGCGTCGGCGACGAGGTCCGACTGGAACGCTGA
- a CDS encoding ester cyclase, with the protein MANADPEAVRAYYEHIDAEEYEAVFSLFAADVTYDRPGQASLDGMDEFREFYLEDRPLSDGTHELHDLVANGDTVAVRGRFTGTQGGESVSFGFADFHRFDDDGRIAERWTYTDRDEV; encoded by the coding sequence ATGGCGAACGCAGACCCCGAGGCGGTCAGGGCGTACTACGAGCACATCGACGCCGAGGAGTACGAGGCGGTGTTCTCGCTGTTCGCCGCCGACGTGACCTACGACCGGCCGGGCCAGGCCAGCCTCGACGGGATGGACGAGTTCCGCGAGTTCTACCTGGAGGATCGGCCGCTCTCCGACGGCACGCACGAACTCCACGACCTCGTGGCGAACGGCGACACCGTCGCCGTTCGCGGCCGGTTCACCGGCACGCAGGGCGGCGAGTCGGTGTCGTTCGGCTTCGCCGACTTCCACCGCTTCGACGACGACGGCCGGATCGCCGAGCGGTGGACCTACACCGACCGCGACGAGGTGTGA
- a CDS encoding pyridoxal phosphate-dependent aminotransferase, which translates to MDYETPLFFHVMQYAQSADRDVVDMVSGNPDWGSPPALAEGLHEYADLGGDDFQYPPSEGLLELREEIADRRNVDVSQVVVTNGAGEANYLAMARALERERGSEFVLTDPVYPYYPGKTKMLGATARYVSTDDDGTLDPAAVREVASEETAAVVVNTPNNPTGAVYDETTMRELVAVAEDNDALLVSDEVYDHFDFSGKFTSALEFDSDHRVVTNSYSKSLAITGFRVGYAVFPESLVDVAKTRHMLTNVATTRPGQYAVLEALRNTDLDYYAANRRLLEERVATFTDALDAAGADYTSPDGAFYVMARFPEFPGTLANVERLVDEAGVAGMPGEAFGTSREEWLRFALVSPRVEEAAERLADFFA; encoded by the coding sequence ATGGACTACGAGACGCCGCTGTTCTTCCACGTGATGCAGTACGCCCAGTCCGCCGACCGGGACGTCGTCGACATGGTGAGCGGCAACCCCGACTGGGGGTCGCCGCCCGCGCTCGCGGAGGGACTCCACGAGTACGCCGACCTCGGCGGCGACGACTTCCAGTACCCGCCGAGCGAGGGCCTGCTCGAACTCCGCGAGGAGATCGCCGACCGCCGGAACGTCGACGTCTCGCAGGTCGTCGTCACCAACGGTGCCGGCGAAGCCAACTACCTCGCGATGGCCCGGGCGCTCGAACGCGAGCGCGGGTCGGAGTTCGTGCTCACCGACCCCGTGTATCCGTACTACCCCGGCAAGACGAAGATGCTCGGCGCGACGGCGCGGTACGTCTCGACCGACGACGACGGGACGCTCGACCCGGCGGCCGTCCGGGAGGTCGCGAGCGAGGAAACCGCCGCCGTCGTCGTCAACACGCCCAACAACCCCACCGGCGCGGTGTACGACGAGACGACGATGCGCGAACTGGTCGCGGTCGCCGAGGACAACGACGCGCTGCTGGTGAGCGACGAGGTGTACGACCACTTCGACTTCTCCGGGAAGTTCACCTCCGCGCTCGAGTTCGACTCCGACCACCGGGTCGTCACCAACTCCTACTCGAAGTCGCTGGCAATCACCGGCTTCCGGGTCGGCTACGCCGTCTTCCCCGAGTCGCTGGTCGACGTCGCCAAGACCCGCCACATGCTGACCAACGTCGCCACCACCCGGCCGGGCCAGTACGCGGTGCTCGAAGCGCTCCGGAACACCGACCTCGACTACTACGCCGCCAACCGGCGACTGCTCGAAGAGCGCGTCGCGACGTTCACCGACGCGCTCGACGCGGCGGGCGCCGACTACACCAGCCCCGACGGCGCGTTCTACGTGATGGCGCGGTTCCCGGAGTTCCCCGGCACGCTCGCGAACGTCGAGCGACTCGTCGACGAGGCGGGCGTCGCGGGGATGCCCGGCGAGGCGTTCGGCACGTCGCGCGAGGAGTGGCTCCGGTTCGCGCTCGTCTCGCCGAGGGTCGAGGAGGCCGCAGAACGGTTGGCCGACTTCTTCGCGTAG
- a CDS encoding glycosyltransferase family 2 protein, translating into MRLSVVVPTLNGRERLAASLDALAAHVPDAEVVIVNGPSADGTTGMVQERDDVDVLVEVSDRKLNVARNAGITEATGDIVALVGQDHAIEPSWADGVREALADADTDAVTGPVHRTVRAGMTTESEESRTIGGREVTYFDGGNVAFTRETIEAVDGFDEYLVTGGSRDVAHRLASAGRDVEWSPQVCVTCNDEDDSEERDWGWKYRALAYRLVKNYGPRPGVFRRTFRDAVRDAAGTACEVIRGDGEPSEWMGSGKRVVSNIAVGAAHGVRAWFADRSETRNPHGLSSRADRAVERYDWREED; encoded by the coding sequence ATGAGGCTGTCCGTGGTGGTTCCGACCCTCAACGGCCGCGAACGGCTAGCCGCGTCGCTGGACGCGCTGGCCGCCCACGTGCCGGACGCCGAGGTCGTCATCGTCAACGGCCCGTCGGCCGACGGAACCACCGGGATGGTGCAGGAGCGCGACGACGTGGACGTGCTGGTCGAGGTTTCGGACCGGAAACTGAACGTCGCGCGTAACGCCGGCATCACGGAGGCGACCGGTGACATCGTCGCGCTCGTCGGCCAGGACCACGCGATAGAACCCTCGTGGGCCGACGGCGTCCGGGAGGCGCTCGCCGACGCCGACACGGACGCGGTCACCGGCCCGGTCCACCGGACGGTGCGGGCCGGGATGACCACCGAATCCGAGGAGTCCAGGACCATCGGCGGCCGGGAGGTCACCTACTTCGACGGCGGCAACGTCGCGTTCACCCGCGAAACCATCGAGGCGGTCGACGGCTTCGACGAGTACCTGGTCACAGGCGGTTCACGCGACGTCGCCCACCGCCTAGCGAGCGCCGGCCGGGACGTCGAGTGGTCGCCGCAGGTCTGCGTAACCTGCAACGACGAGGACGACAGCGAGGAACGCGACTGGGGTTGGAAGTACCGCGCGCTCGCCTACCGCCTCGTGAAGAACTACGGCCCGCGGCCCGGCGTCTTCCGCCGGACCTTCCGGGACGCGGTCCGCGACGCCGCCGGCACCGCCTGCGAGGTCATTAGGGGCGACGGCGAACCCTCCGAGTGGATGGGAAGCGGCAAGCGGGTCGTCTCGAACATCGCCGTCGGCGCCGCCCACGGCGTCCGCGCCTGGTTCGCCGACCGGAGCGAAACCCGCAACCCCCACGGGCTCTCTTCGCGGGCCGACCGGGCGGTCGAGCGATACGACTGGCGCGAGGAAGACTGA
- a CDS encoding class I SAM-dependent methyltransferase — MKGEEWYQADEVAEEYDEKRFSRGGRLIDRREKQAVLDAIGPLEDERILEIACGTGRFTVMLAERGADIIGLDISGPMLQQGRTKARQAGVADHLEFMRGDAARLPFPDDYFDTVFAMRFFHLADTPATFLSEMRRVARERVVFDTFNAASTRSIYNWLLPMGSRLYTRGEVEKLLSDADLELADEEHDWILPYGFYRKIPGQIAGPIRNVDTSLGESAVGDHLASVSYWSARVK; from the coding sequence GTGAAAGGAGAGGAGTGGTACCAGGCCGACGAGGTCGCCGAAGAGTACGACGAGAAGCGATTCTCCCGCGGCGGACGACTCATCGACCGCCGGGAGAAGCAGGCCGTGCTCGACGCCATCGGCCCGCTGGAGGACGAGCGAATTCTGGAGATAGCCTGCGGTACGGGCCGGTTCACGGTGATGCTCGCTGAGCGCGGGGCCGACATCATCGGCCTCGACATCTCCGGACCGATGCTCCAGCAGGGCCGAACGAAAGCCCGGCAGGCCGGCGTCGCCGACCACCTGGAGTTCATGCGCGGCGACGCCGCACGCCTGCCGTTCCCGGACGACTACTTCGACACCGTGTTCGCCATGCGCTTTTTCCACCTGGCCGACACGCCCGCGACGTTCCTCTCGGAGATGCGCCGGGTCGCCCGCGAGCGGGTCGTCTTCGACACGTTCAACGCCGCCAGCACCCGGAGCATCTACAACTGGTTGCTCCCGATGGGGTCGCGCCTCTACACCCGCGGGGAGGTCGAGAAACTGCTGTCGGACGCCGACCTCGAACTCGCCGACGAGGAGCACGACTGGATACTGCCCTACGGCTTCTACCGGAAGATTCCGGGCCAGATAGCCGGCCCCATCCGAAACGTCGACACCTCTCTCGGCGAATCGGCCGTCGGCGACCACCTGGCGTCGGTGTCGTACTGGAGCGCCCGAGTCAAGTGA
- a CDS encoding PPOX class F420-dependent oxidoreductase, with product MESIPEEFQDLFERETFANFATLMPDGAPQVTPVWIDRDGEDHLLVNTARGRRKAKNVERDPKVGICVMDPDDPYRYVSVRGEVVEVTEEGAVEHIDELARRYMDVEEYPNHGEESGPRVIIRIRPDRVVTGGE from the coding sequence ATGGAATCGATACCCGAGGAGTTCCAAGACCTGTTCGAGCGCGAGACGTTCGCCAACTTCGCCACGCTGATGCCCGACGGCGCGCCGCAGGTGACGCCGGTGTGGATCGACCGCGACGGGGAGGACCACCTGCTGGTCAACACCGCTCGCGGCCGACGCAAGGCCAAGAACGTCGAGCGCGACCCCAAGGTCGGCATCTGCGTGATGGACCCCGACGACCCGTACCGGTACGTCTCGGTCCGCGGCGAGGTCGTCGAAGTGACCGAGGAGGGCGCGGTCGAACACATCGACGAACTCGCGCGGCGGTACATGGACGTCGAGGAGTACCCCAACCACGGCGAGGAGTCCGGCCCGCGGGTCATCATCCGAATTCGCCCGGACCGCGTCGTGACCGGCGGGGAGTGA
- a CDS encoding MarR family transcriptional regulator, whose amino-acid sequence MSTTTDEPTVAEQSVEDYRERLRELPPSAKLVAKVLETDAPLSQGQLAEESLLPDRTVRYALNRLEEKDLVDSRYSFQDARKQVYFLDR is encoded by the coding sequence ATGAGCACGACCACGGACGAGCCCACCGTCGCTGAGCAATCAGTAGAAGACTACCGCGAACGCCTGCGCGAACTGCCACCCAGCGCCAAGCTGGTCGCGAAGGTGCTGGAAACCGACGCGCCGCTCTCGCAGGGCCAGCTCGCCGAGGAGTCGCTGCTGCCCGACCGCACGGTGCGCTACGCGCTCAACCGGCTCGAAGAGAAGGACCTCGTCGACTCGCGCTACAGTTTCCAGGACGCCCGCAAGCAGGTCTACTTCCTCGACCGGTAG
- a CDS encoding MBL fold metallo-hydrolase, with protein sequence MHVRRFPVPVDTFAPGGTTNAYLLGDADDAETILVDPAGRTDDLDRAVEASDVAHVLVTHAHPDHVGGVAHYADETGATVWARTGREDRFEAATGVAPDRTFREGTTVGPATVMETPGHAPDHVALTTDAGVLTGDLVVAEGSVVVGADEGDVRAYLTSLRRLYARDPDRLYPGHGPEIDDPRAILERLIRHRLDREAKVLAAVSGGATGIDEILDAAYDKDLSGVRDLARSTVAAHLEKLAVEEKVSWDGDAARGASGVATSERDGPDRA encoded by the coding sequence ATGCACGTTCGTCGATTCCCGGTCCCCGTCGACACGTTCGCGCCCGGCGGGACCACCAACGCCTACCTGCTCGGCGACGCCGACGACGCGGAGACGATTCTCGTCGACCCCGCCGGACGCACGGACGACCTCGACCGCGCGGTGGAAGCGAGCGACGTCGCGCACGTCCTGGTCACGCACGCCCACCCGGACCACGTCGGGGGAGTCGCACACTACGCCGACGAAACCGGCGCGACGGTCTGGGCGCGCACCGGCCGCGAGGACCGCTTCGAAGCCGCAACGGGAGTCGCGCCCGACCGGACCTTCCGCGAGGGGACGACCGTCGGCCCCGCGACGGTGATGGAGACGCCCGGCCACGCACCCGACCACGTGGCTCTAACCACCGACGCGGGCGTGCTGACGGGCGACCTCGTCGTCGCGGAGGGGAGCGTCGTCGTCGGCGCCGACGAGGGCGACGTGCGGGCGTACCTCACCTCGCTTCGGCGGCTCTACGCCCGCGACCCCGACCGACTGTACCCCGGACACGGCCCGGAAATCGACGACCCGCGGGCGATCCTCGAACGGCTGATTCGCCACCGACTCGACCGCGAGGCGAAGGTGCTGGCGGCGGTGAGCGGCGGCGCGACCGGAATCGACGAGATTCTGGACGCCGCCTACGACAAGGACCTCTCGGGGGTGCGCGACCTCGCTCGGAGCACCGTCGCGGCCCACCTCGAAAAGCTCGCCGTCGAGGAGAAGGTGTCGTGGGACGGCGACGCCGCTCGCGGCGCGAGCGGCGTCGCCACGTCCGAGCGAGACGGGCCGGACCGCGCATAG
- a CDS encoding YkgJ family cysteine cluster protein: MESLETELERARDLDPDELADAIESIGFECTRCGACCKGAEPRSADGRVARDSPSPSNRANGGSRERTAASRDAEAGDPHTATVFPDEVRDLQSATDYDWRDVARPMPYGLDDDGVGETFEWALQNDACGDCTFYVEADDGTGACAVHEDRPLICRTYPFSVALGGTSQPMGEAVDNAGVVRAHECEGLGRDIDREHAEELAAALKERAVRELEEAIGVRDAYEPTDPGDGAVVHDSEGAKRPDGSEYEG, translated from the coding sequence GTGGAGAGCCTGGAGACCGAACTGGAGCGCGCCCGCGACCTCGACCCCGACGAACTGGCCGACGCCATCGAGTCCATCGGCTTCGAGTGCACGCGCTGTGGCGCCTGCTGCAAGGGCGCGGAACCGCGTTCCGCGGACGGTCGAGTAGCGAGGGACTCTCCGAGTCCCTCGAACCGTGCGAACGGTGGTAGCCGCGAGCGGACGGCCGCGTCGCGGGACGCCGAGGCCGGCGACCCGCACACCGCGACCGTCTTCCCGGACGAGGTGCGCGACCTCCAGTCGGCCACGGACTACGATTGGCGGGACGTCGCCCGCCCGATGCCCTACGGACTCGACGACGACGGCGTGGGCGAGACGTTCGAGTGGGCGCTCCAAAACGACGCCTGCGGCGACTGCACCTTCTACGTGGAGGCCGACGACGGGACCGGCGCCTGTGCGGTCCACGAGGACCGGCCGCTAATCTGTCGGACCTACCCCTTCAGCGTGGCGCTCGGCGGTACCAGCCAGCCGATGGGCGAGGCTGTCGATAATGCTGGCGTGGTCCGCGCCCACGAGTGCGAGGGCCTCGGGCGCGACATCGACCGCGAGCACGCCGAGGAACTCGCCGCGGCGCTCAAGGAGCGCGCGGTTCGGGAACTGGAGGAGGCCATCGGCGTCCGCGACGCCTACGAACCGACCGACCCCGGCGACGGCGCGGTCGTCCACGACTCCGAGGGCGCGAAGCGACCCGACGGTTCGGAGTACGAGGGCTGA
- a CDS encoding TRAM domain-containing protein: MEISDKLLCLFSADVTIEDDKYVVEVPRREVDSGSIQPGETYRVALISNDSESTESESKSESTNKSGGPPSEPQPPVEEGEIRYVEVEDIGKQGDGIARVERGYVIIVPDAEIGERVKVEITEVKSNFAVGEIIEEDF, from the coding sequence TTGGAGATCTCTGACAAACTCCTGTGTCTGTTCAGCGCTGATGTCACTATTGAAGACGACAAGTACGTCGTCGAAGTACCGCGGCGGGAGGTCGACTCCGGGTCGATCCAACCCGGCGAGACGTATCGCGTCGCGCTCATATCGAACGACTCGGAATCTACCGAATCCGAGTCGAAGAGCGAGAGCACCAACAAGAGCGGCGGCCCGCCGTCGGAACCGCAACCCCCCGTCGAGGAGGGCGAAATTCGCTACGTCGAAGTCGAGGATATCGGCAAGCAGGGCGACGGTATCGCCCGCGTCGAGCGAGGTTACGTCATCATCGTTCCCGACGCCGAGATCGGCGAGCGTGTCAAAGTCGAAATCACCGAAGTCAAGTCGAACTTCGCGGTCGGCGAGATCATCGAGGAAGACTTCTAA
- a CDS encoding DUF106 domain-containing protein encodes MATESARGWTAYDKLAGLLALALMAGYYVGPIQRAVGTTMQALLGPAATLVPFSVLMVLLAGTTGLSSVILHAKLRSQEGMEEVRERMTDLQDRLDAARERDDDEAVEELLDEQRAVTLRMLAGMKSQFRPVVWSMLVSIPVFLWLRWVFVAPSVAVAPAALALPVVGPIAWTASLVGPVKVWLAWYVGCSLSTGVLARRLVARFAGSA; translated from the coding sequence GTGGCGACCGAATCGGCGCGCGGGTGGACCGCCTACGACAAACTCGCCGGACTCCTCGCGCTGGCGCTGATGGCGGGGTACTACGTCGGCCCGATACAGCGAGCGGTCGGAACGACGATGCAGGCGCTGCTCGGCCCGGCGGCCACGCTGGTCCCGTTTTCGGTGCTGATGGTGCTGTTGGCGGGGACGACCGGACTCTCGTCGGTGATTCTGCACGCGAAGCTCCGGAGCCAGGAGGGGATGGAGGAGGTTCGCGAGCGGATGACCGACTTGCAGGACCGCCTCGACGCCGCCCGCGAGCGCGACGACGACGAGGCCGTCGAGGAACTGCTCGACGAACAGCGGGCGGTCACGCTCCGGATGCTCGCGGGGATGAAGTCGCAGTTCCGCCCCGTCGTCTGGAGCATGCTGGTTTCGATTCCGGTGTTCCTCTGGCTTCGCTGGGTGTTCGTCGCGCCGAGCGTGGCCGTCGCACCCGCGGCGCTCGCGCTCCCCGTCGTCGGTCCGATAGCCTGGACCGCCAGCCTCGTCGGCCCGGTGAAGGTCTGGCTAGCGTGGTACGTCGGCTGCTCGCTGTCGACCGGCGTCCTCGCGCGGCGATTGGTCGCGCGCTTCGCGGGGTCGGCGTAG
- a CDS encoding radical SAM protein, translating into MTDLATLDVTLVDGYVDEPAHFGVPPYISTYPRYTAGAVVDAGVPAENVTYHTIDELREDTHKWRDVEEADLFVYIGGMTVPGKYVGGTPAEPDEVRKMAWTARGTSLMGGPVKFGVGDENAGGTETERDDLDFDFVAKGDVEAAVYDLLNSGLEGFGNRMRDNAEIDRWAEEGAFVIEQHPNHPDYLICEMETSRGCPYRCSFCTEPLYGNPSFREPRSVIEEVSGLYERGARHFRLGRQADILAYGGDGEKPNPDALRELYGGIREVAPDLGTLHLDNMNPITVVEWPDLAREGIRVIAEHNTPGDTAAFGLESADPVVQEENNLNVTADECFEAVKIVNEEAGWRPGEDPADAPTHGESAADRLPKLLPGINLLHGLKGERRETFEHNEAFLNRVYDAGLMLRRVNIRQVMAFDGTEMSDVGADIANDHKKLFKQYKTRVRENVDNPMLQRLAPAGTVLPDVHLEYHQDGRTFGRQLGTYPLLVGIPGERELGRTVDVAVVDHGYRSVTGVPYPLDLNGASMDELTAIPGLGKRRAGDVVVNRPYESPADLEAEVGVDLSKFADAQEPESAD; encoded by the coding sequence ATGACCGACCTCGCGACCCTCGACGTGACCCTCGTGGACGGGTACGTCGACGAACCGGCCCACTTCGGCGTGCCGCCGTACATCTCGACGTACCCCCGGTACACCGCCGGCGCGGTCGTGGACGCGGGCGTCCCCGCCGAGAACGTCACCTATCACACCATCGACGAACTCCGCGAGGACACCCACAAGTGGCGCGACGTGGAGGAGGCCGACCTCTTCGTCTACATCGGCGGGATGACCGTCCCCGGCAAGTACGTCGGGGGCACGCCCGCCGAACCCGACGAGGTGCGCAAGATGGCCTGGACCGCCCGGGGAACGAGTCTGATGGGCGGCCCCGTGAAGTTCGGTGTCGGCGACGAGAACGCCGGCGGCACCGAAACCGAGCGCGACGACCTGGACTTCGACTTCGTGGCGAAGGGCGACGTCGAGGCGGCGGTGTACGACCTGCTGAACAGCGGCCTGGAGGGGTTCGGCAACCGGATGCGCGACAACGCCGAGATCGACCGCTGGGCCGAGGAGGGCGCGTTCGTCATCGAACAGCACCCCAACCACCCCGACTACCTCATCTGCGAGATGGAAACCTCCCGGGGGTGTCCCTACCGGTGTTCGTTCTGCACGGAACCGCTGTACGGCAACCCCTCCTTCAGGGAACCGCGCTCGGTAATCGAGGAGGTTTCTGGCCTCTACGAGCGGGGCGCGCGCCACTTCCGACTCGGCAGACAGGCCGATATCCTCGCCTACGGCGGCGACGGCGAGAAGCCGAACCCCGACGCCCTGCGCGAACTGTACGGCGGCATCCGGGAGGTCGCTCCCGACCTCGGTACGCTCCACCTCGACAACATGAACCCCATCACGGTCGTGGAGTGGCCCGACCTCGCCCGCGAGGGCATCCGGGTCATCGCCGAACACAACACGCCCGGCGACACCGCCGCCTTCGGCCTCGAATCAGCCGACCCCGTCGTCCAGGAGGAGAACAATCTGAACGTCACCGCCGACGAGTGCTTCGAGGCGGTGAAAATCGTCAACGAGGAAGCGGGGTGGCGACCCGGCGAAGACCCCGCCGACGCTCCCACGCACGGCGAGTCGGCCGCCGACCGCCTGCCGAAACTCCTGCCGGGCATCAACCTGCTTCACGGACTCAAAGGCGAGCGCCGCGAGACGTTCGAGCACAACGAGGCGTTCCTGAACCGGGTCTACGACGCGGGGCTGATGCTCCGGCGGGTCAACATCCGGCAGGTGATGGCGTTCGACGGCACCGAGATGAGCGACGTCGGCGCCGACATCGCCAACGACCACAAGAAACTGTTCAAGCAGTACAAGACCCGCGTCCGGGAGAACGTCGACAACCCCATGCTGCAGCGACTCGCGCCGGCCGGCACCGTCCTGCCGGACGTCCACCTGGAGTACCACCAGGACGGCCGGACGTTCGGCCGGCAACTCGGCACCTACCCGCTACTGGTGGGAATTCCGGGCGAACGCGAACTGGGCCGGACCGTCGACGTGGCGGTCGTCGACCACGGCTACCGGTCGGTGACCGGCGTGCCGTACCCGCTCGACCTGAACGGCGCGTCGATGGACGAACTCACCGCGATTCCCGGCCTCGGCAAGCGGCGGGCGGGCGACGTGGTCGTCAACCGCCCCTACGAGTCGCCCGCCGACCTCGAGGCCGAGGTCGGCGTCGACCTCTCGAAGTTCGCCGACGCCCAGGAACCGGAGAGCGCGGACTGA
- a CDS encoding DUF7559 family protein, whose translation MPATLEVKCTNDDCELDMFEMHYTYDMPDDVGLTDFECPYCTRTDTLEEIEL comes from the coding sequence ATGCCCGCGACGCTCGAAGTGAAGTGTACCAACGACGACTGCGAGTTGGACATGTTCGAGATGCACTACACCTACGACATGCCGGACGACGTGGGGCTGACCGACTTCGAATGTCCGTACTGCACGCGAACCGACACCCTCGAAGAGATCGAACTATGA
- a CDS encoding Hsp20/alpha crystallin family protein — MTLRDIGRSFGSAVLQRVGRAASKVQESKPLPVDLLESDDAYLVIFDAPGATGSDVQVRYADGAVLVRIDRFRDFHEGFEMLFPGRGLSLDGRADLPADAVVDAEEATATLTENGTLHVEVPKRESATESDTAAAESDA; from the coding sequence ATGACCCTGCGGGACATCGGCCGGTCGTTCGGCAGCGCCGTCCTCCAGCGCGTCGGCCGGGCCGCGAGCAAGGTCCAGGAGTCGAAGCCCCTTCCCGTGGACCTCCTGGAGAGCGACGACGCCTACCTCGTCATCTTCGACGCGCCCGGCGCGACCGGCAGCGACGTGCAGGTCCGGTACGCCGACGGCGCGGTGCTGGTCCGCATCGACCGCTTCCGGGACTTCCACGAGGGCTTCGAGATGCTGTTCCCCGGCCGCGGCCTGTCGCTCGACGGTCGGGCCGACCTCCCCGCCGACGCCGTCGTCGACGCCGAGGAGGCGACGGCGACCCTGACCGAGAACGGCACCCTCCACGTCGAGGTCCCCAAGCGGGAGAGCGCGACCGAGTCGGACACTGCCGCGGCCGAGTCCGACGCCTGA